attgatgctgatcaagaatatatatactttatggctTCGGAAACGCTTCCATCTGggtcacacacacatccacttttaccacataCTCCTATACTCCTGTACTCTTCTTGAGTATCTGGTATAAAAACATTCATAGATTCAAAGTAAGGTAGCGTTCAACTTACAATTTCATCGGCACTGACGGGGAATAGGTTCTTGTACAGAAGAATGAGATCGCTGAGAACATCGGCCTCTTTCTGAGAGTAGATTAGCTCATCGCTCTATTGGAGAAGCCGGAAACATACAGATAATCATGCACATAATCCTAAATATAGTAGCCAAGGTTTGACAGGGGACCCACCTTCTTGGCCAGCAGCGTTGGGCCCCAGATCATGGTTAGATTCTGAACGCTCATCTTGTTCTTGGTCTGCTGCGAGCTAATGAACACAAGGTGGCCCACGATCCGGCGCAAGGTCTCATGCTCGATGGGCGAGAGGCGAGCGAGGAGCTCACGATAGATGGGAATCTTCTCGGCGGCCAAATTCAGCTCGGTGACGAAGACGAAGCTGTCGGTTAGCTTGCCCAGGAGGCGCTCGGGCAGGTCCCTCATGAACCGCTTGAGGACATTGGCTACATCGTGCTCATTGTACTCGTTTCGGGTGATCTCCACATTGAAGGCATCCGCTCGGAAGGCGCTCATCAGCTTGTGCATGGAGTTCTCCGAGCCTGATTTGCGATAGATCCCCTCCGACATGGACCCGTGGATGTACACAAAGTTAATGCACTTATCCACTATCACGGGTACATCGTACCGCGTCAACTGCTGATCCCCCAGCGAAAAGCCGTTGTTGTGTGCCACTTCCCGAATGATGTGACGCCAGATCTTTGTCTCTCGTGCCGAGCTCATGATCATGTAGACAGCATACGGCGGACAGTCAATCATCAGCATTGGCCCGATCCCCACGTGCAGGTTGTCGATGGACTCGTCACTCTCCTTGAGCACTATTTTAGAGGGATAGAGATGcaattaaatgttattttatAGCTCTTACATAGCTCTTATATAGCATGCATACCTATGCATCGCGCCTTGCGCAAGTCCATTTTTTCCACATTCCCAGTGGCCTCGCACACGAAGATGAGACGTCGCTGGCTCTTGCGAAGCACCAACCAGGTGCCACTCCACTCTGACGTGATGGAGTTctgaaacggaacggaacggaatgcAACGCATTAGGCATGGGGTCTCAGGGAGGAGCTTAACGCTTCACCCACCTTTAGGTAGCACCAACCCGCGCGGTAATAGTGGCATGTGTACTTGACAGGCATACTGTTGGTGAGACTCTCAAGGATCTTCTGCATCCAGACGCCCCTCTCGGACTCCTTGCCCACGCCATACAGATGGGAAACCCGCTGCTGCTTGACGTTCCCTGACGAGCTGCTGGTCATCACCAGATTGGGATTCGAGGACATGCTGTCGCTTGctccgttgccgttgcctccGTTTTTCGGCTGCGATGTCGTGATCTCGAAGCAGTAAAAGTGGGTCGCCGTGTCCGTGACGCGATTGTTGCTGACGCACTGCAGCGTGGTTATGGTGTCCAACGGTATCGACTCCCTTGGAGTCTTCATCTCCTGGTCCAGAAATGTCTGGAACTGGCGGTCCCTGAGTATGGCCTTTCGGTTCTGCATCTCCTTGAGTATATCTTCGACCACGCCCGAGGGGAACCGCACAAGGGGACCTTCGTAGCGCACCAGAAGCGCCGACAGACTGGGCCGGGGGACCATCTGCAGGGCCACCTTCACCTCCGACTGCCTCTGGGCCCCCGCCTTAAAGCTAGAGCGCCTCTTCATCACATCCATGCGCAGCTTGACGCTCGAGAAGGTGGTTATCGTCTTCCGCAGACGAGAGCTAAGCGTAGAACGAGACTCGCTATTGACAGGGGCGGTCTGTCCGCTGGTTCCTGTTCCTCCAATGGCTTCCAGGTAGGTGGGTGGGCTGTCGCCTTCGATTGGTAGTGCTGgctttgtgctgctgctggacgtggaggtgactgtggctgtgggtgtgggtgtgacGGTAGAACCGTCTGCCACAAACCAATTGGTGCGATTTCTTGAGGCGCTGGCCAAGTCCACCATGGATCTGTTGGCGGCCCCCTCGGGTATCTTGCTCAGATAGGGCCTGGCACGTGCCTCCAACTGCTCCTGCTCGCGGTCCAGCATATGCTCCAGGCTGTCGTTCAGCAGCTGCGCATTTTGGTGCACGATCTGGGGCTGGCGACCACTTGTCGTGGCCGCACATCCACTAGGCGGATCCTCCTCGGAGGTGCACATGCTGACATCGTCCTGATCCCGCTCTTGTTTCACAGTGCCGTAGGTGTCCTCCTCCAGTAGGTGCTCGAGCAGTAGCAGCTCGTTGCTCTTGTTGGAACGCTCCAGCGTCGAGCACTTGCTGCTCATTAATGGATCGAACTCCTCGATCAGCTCCTGGGGCGCGCACCATCCACCGACGGCTCCGTCGTTGCTGTCCAGCTCCCCATCTTCGCTGATGCAGGCcagctcttgctgctgctggttctgctgctgctgctggttgggGGTCAACAAGTTGCAGCCGCGACTGCTCCCCGCGGTGGCCATCTCGAAGAGCTTTCCGTAGGTGGCTTCCTGGTTGGCATAGACAGGTTCCCGGGAGGAGTCTTCTTCCTGCACCGCTTCTCCCTGCTGCGAAGCGACATCCTCGCCGTAGAACTGCCAGGAATCGCTACGCTCTGGCTTTGGGGCCCTCGCCTCTTCGGCGGCAATCTGGGCGCAGATTAGCAGCGATTCCTCTCGCTCCGCTACCGCCGCTGCCTGATTCAGTTCCTTCAGCTCGGCGGAGTCCACGGGGGGACGTCGCAACTCGATGTGCTCGTAGTTCTTGCGACGCTTCTGCCGCACGGGCGGCTGCAGTGCGTCCAGCCGGAACCGCTCTGGCTGTTGGGAGAGGCGCGGCGGAGGGAACGCGGGCATTGGCAGGGACGATGGCGGAGACGACGTCGTTGCGTCATCTCCGCGGATCGGGGGACGCTGCTGCGTCCGTAGCTGGACCTGCTCCTGAGAGAGATTCTTGGCCAGCGGGGGAGGTGGGGAGGGACGTGCCCTCAGTGCCTCATCGTAGCTGGGGGGCTTGCCCTGCACCTTGGGCACCTCATAACAGCCGTCATCATCCCCGGCACCGTCCCCCCCAGCTGGCACCTCTTGATCCTTAACTTTGACCTTGGCAGTGACCTTTGCCTCATCCCGGAGATCGGTGAATCCTCCGCCGACGACATTCCGGTTCAGGGGACTGGAGAACTGTATCGCATTGAAGACATCCGTGTTGGGCATGGTCTGCCGTCGCTCAAGGTCAAACTCTCCCACGGAGCTTTCTCCACCCTCCGCGTCTCTGTCCCCATGGCCTCCTCTGCCCCCCAAGGTGAAGTTCGACCCGAATCGCCTGCTGGCATTCTTCAGACGGCTGCCAGCGTCAGCGCTGAGATTGCTGATCGCCTCCGTGGAGCTCCTTAGGTTCCTGTCCAGACGCTTCTTGGCACCCTTGGCCTTGAACGTGATCCGTTCGCCAATGGCCTCGCCCAGCAGTTTCGAGGTGGTGCCCAAGGATCGCAGAAGATTCCTGAATTCATTTGAGGCAACATGAAatcgagggagagagagagagagagagttagtTTTGCTTGTGGCAGAGAGAGTTcgtcccattcccatttggTAAGTAAATGAAATCCAAGTATTACGTACGTATACTAGTgcaatgtgtgtgcgtgttagATCTAATACTACGTGAATAGGAGTATCGGGAACACTTATTGGGCTAGGGCTAGGCCTAGGCCCatgatgggaatgggagtgcTGGGAAGAGAAATGCGCTGGGTCCAAGAACTTCCCTCAGATGAATCAGCCGTCTCAATGCGCACATCTGTATATTGTATTCTACAGGTATTCGTTTCAAATATATAGATGTATGAGCTTAATCTTACTTTAatgctacatatgtatgtatgtattatgtatgtaAACATCGGCGCACCGAAGTTTGCTCAGAGGTAAGGCTATGCATCGGCGGTGTAGATAAATCGGATGATTTGCCAAGGACCCTCGCAGATAGCCTTCTCCTCCGGTTGCCATTGAGCTCGAGCTGTAAGAAAGCGCTTCAATAATCGCACATCATGCCACGGAAACTTCACTCTATTTATAGACGTCTCCTTGATCTCTATAGATCTTGAAACGTAGCGACGCGTCGGGTCTGACAGGTTATTTTCAGGGGCAGATCTGACAGAAACCACTCGATCTTGATTTGCTGAGCGTCGGAGGTCCCACACAGTTCCGGGACAACACATAGCCACAGTTCCGCCGGTGCGCAGAACAACAGGAAGCGTACATATTCTCATTCCCATTTTAGGTGTATCCATTCCAAAATAGTATTGCACAGACGATCAAGGTGATCATCAAGAACATCTCTGAAGACTTAGAAAGACTACAGCCGAGTGCCTATGTATGATAGCATTAAGAAGAAAGGAAGGCTAGCTAAAGGGTCTACTAAAGACTAGCTTACAAATCTACTTCCACCCACGACACTCCATATTCATTTTCGATCAGCGCTTCGCTTTAGCCAGATACACATGTACGGGGGCATACATACGCTTCAATAGCTAAGACACTATGTAGTTTTTACCAAACTAGACAAGCATGGCGTTGTCAGCGTTGCAGACATCAGGTCTGACATCAAATAAAACCCGAGGGAAAGTTGTGAGACGTGGCAAGGGTCGCGGCTTTACTCTTACACCTGATactcatatatacatacaaccAACGACAAAAAAAGCCGCACTCtgatatttaaattttgtttttgtgttaatAAATCAGTTATTTATCCCATTCGGTAATTTCAACTTTTTATGTAATAATTTTATCAAACGATGGAAATTTGTTCCAAtatgttattttgttttctgttaactaacaataaacaatattaTTGCACGAGATGTTTCTTTCAAATTATGATTTAATAAATGTTTTGTGGTACCCCTATCCAACGTGGCTTTCATTGAACATTTGACG
The sequence above is a segment of the Drosophila pseudoobscura strain MV-25-SWS-2005 chromosome X, UCI_Dpse_MV25, whole genome shotgun sequence genome. Coding sequences within it:
- the RhoGAP15B gene encoding uncharacterized protein RhoGAP15B isoform X1, with amino-acid sequence MEQAPRPVPAPRRLCTELRPANYENVEIKPSNNNNNNNTIISFKKLNINAENLHGNCAEKKLPASGQHKLQVLQENSAEQQQPIYGPDANENVPTEPIYAAPRPAPRQRLTTESLPQEPQVELDVDAVPLRAVRTAPQVPPKPPSLEQRLSICSEMEQQGDATASSLYGSNASLDCCSQGSQSGKFKSQSPGYVDDVDQRGQPFPEDSSDPETPPPTPTPPPPSTSSSTSLDQSSSCDQEQDQDREDDKNLLRSLGTTSKLLGEAIGERITFKAKGAKKRLDRNLRSSTEAISNLSADAGSRLKNASRRFGSNFTLGGRGGHGDRDAEGGESSVGEFDLERRQTMPNTDVFNAIQFSSPLNRNVVGGGFTDLRDEAKVTAKVKVKDQEVPAGGDGAGDDDGCYEVPKVQGKPPSYDEALRARPSPPPPLAKNLSQEQVQLRTQQRPPIRGDDATTSSPPSSLPMPAFPPPRLSQQPERFRLDALQPPVRQKRRKNYEHIELRRPPVDSAELKELNQAAAVAEREESLLICAQIAAEEARAPKPERSDSWQFYGEDVASQQGEAVQEEDSSREPVYANQEATYGKLFEMATAGSSRGCNLLTPNQQQQQNQQQQELACISEDGELDSNDGAVGGWCAPQELIEEFDPLMSSKCSTLERSNKSNELLLLEHLLEEDTYGTVKQERDQDDVSMCTSEEDPPSGCAATTSGRQPQIVHQNAQLLNDSLEHMLDREQEQLEARARPYLSKIPEGAANRSMVDLASASRNRTNWFVADGSTVTPTPTATVTSTSSSSTKPALPIEGDSPPTYLEAIGGTGTSGQTAPVNSESRSTLSSRLRKTITTFSSVKLRMDVMKRRSSFKAGAQRQSEVKVALQMVPRPSLSALLVRYEGPLVRFPSGVVEDILKEMQNRKAILRDRQFQTFLDQEMKTPRESIPLDTITTLQCVSNNRVTDTATHFYCFEITTSQPKNGGNGNGASDSMSSNPNLVMTSSSSGNVKQQRVSHLYGVGKESERGVWMQKILESLTNSMPVKYTCHYYRAGWCYLKNSITSEWSGTWLVLRKSQRRLIFVCEATGNVEKMDLRKARCIVLKESDESIDNLHVGIGPMLMIDCPPYAVYMIMSSARETKIWRHIIREVAHNNGFSLGDQQLTRYDVPVIVDKCINFVYIHGSMSEGIYRKSGSENSMHKLMSAFRADAFNVEITRNEYNEHDVANVLKRFMRDLPERLLGKLTDSFVFVTELNLAAEKIPIYRELLARLSPIEHETLRRIVGHLVFISSQQTKNKMSVQNLTMIWGPTLLAKKSDELIYSQKEADVLSDLILLYKNLFPVSADEIKREQAMLACLQKYYAAAETLKDAVKQSGDIKIWISLNPNPDNITEEKMQVNATISPTKTAYELCREYSVKMQLPTHQLTLYEVILNGSLERPLHHDTKVFDVILNWSYWPEEDRKHNYLMVRPMEMLREIQRAIKNLATVTPGKELRFADNRTKTFKSLQCELRDGKIVISKKDKNDKTTIIREIFLQSCTAYVGCERKRDFPWSWAITFVERTQAQIMRSRDAPYIGHVLAGSEWVDRTIWYSSIWYCLYGDNILPPAEIILK
- the RhoGAP15B gene encoding uncharacterized protein RhoGAP15B isoform X2 — protein: MEQAPRPVPAPRRLCTELRPANYENVEIKPSNNNNNNNTIISFKKLNINAENLHGNCAEKKLPASGQHKLQVLQENSAEQQQPIYGPDANENVPTEPIYAAPRPAPRQRLTTESLPQEPQVELDVDAVPLRAVRTAPQVPPKPPSLEQRLSICSEMEQQGDATASSLYGSNASLDCCSQGSQSGKFKSQSPGNLLRSLGTTSKLLGEAIGERITFKAKGAKKRLDRNLRSSTEAISNLSADAGSRLKNASRRFGSNFTLGGRGGHGDRDAEGGESSVGEFDLERRQTMPNTDVFNAIQFSSPLNRNVVGGGFTDLRDEAKVTAKVKVKDQEVPAGGDGAGDDDGCYEVPKVQGKPPSYDEALRARPSPPPPLAKNLSQEQVQLRTQQRPPIRGDDATTSSPPSSLPMPAFPPPRLSQQPERFRLDALQPPVRQKRRKNYEHIELRRPPVDSAELKELNQAAAVAEREESLLICAQIAAEEARAPKPERSDSWQFYGEDVASQQGEAVQEEDSSREPVYANQEATYGKLFEMATAGSSRGCNLLTPNQQQQQNQQQQELACISEDGELDSNDGAVGGWCAPQELIEEFDPLMSSKCSTLERSNKSNELLLLEHLLEEDTYGTVKQERDQDDVSMCTSEEDPPSGCAATTSGRQPQIVHQNAQLLNDSLEHMLDREQEQLEARARPYLSKIPEGAANRSMVDLASASRNRTNWFVADGSTVTPTPTATVTSTSSSSTKPALPIEGDSPPTYLEAIGGTGTSGQTAPVNSESRSTLSSRLRKTITTFSSVKLRMDVMKRRSSFKAGAQRQSEVKVALQMVPRPSLSALLVRYEGPLVRFPSGVVEDILKEMQNRKAILRDRQFQTFLDQEMKTPRESIPLDTITTLQCVSNNRVTDTATHFYCFEITTSQPKNGGNGNGASDSMSSNPNLVMTSSSSGNVKQQRVSHLYGVGKESERGVWMQKILESLTNSMPVKYTCHYYRAGWCYLKNSITSEWSGTWLVLRKSQRRLIFVCEATGNVEKMDLRKARCIVLKESDESIDNLHVGIGPMLMIDCPPYAVYMIMSSARETKIWRHIIREVAHNNGFSLGDQQLTRYDVPVIVDKCINFVYIHGSMSEGIYRKSGSENSMHKLMSAFRADAFNVEITRNEYNEHDVANVLKRFMRDLPERLLGKLTDSFVFVTELNLAAEKIPIYRELLARLSPIEHETLRRIVGHLVFISSQQTKNKMSVQNLTMIWGPTLLAKKSDELIYSQKEADVLSDLILLYKNLFPVSADEIKREQAMLACLQKYYAAAETLKDAVKQSGDIKIWISLNPNPDNITEEKMQVNATISPTKTAYELCREYSVKMQLPTHQLTLYEVILNGSLERPLHHDTKVFDVILNWSYWPEEDRKHNYLMVRPMEMLREIQRAIKNLATVTPGKELRFADNRTKTFKSLQCELRDGKIVISKKDKNDKTTIIREIFLQSCTAYVGCERKRDFPWSWAITFVERTQAQIMRSRDAPYIGHVLAGSEWVDRTIWYSSIWYCLYGDNILPPAEIILK